In the genome of Opitutia bacterium, one region contains:
- the hrpA gene encoding ATP-dependent RNA helicase HrpA: MPPPRPQPSFRIEFPPELPISARADEIIGLLLKHQVIVLAGETGSGKTTQIPKMVLAAGGGTRGKIACTQPRRVAAASVSRRVAEELNVDWGKEVGCKIRFADQTSSQTVVKFMTDGMLLAELQGDPELREYDAIIVDEAHERSLNIDFILGHLRRLRLRRPDLKIVITSATIDTQAFSEAFDGAPIVEVSGRTYPVEVIYAPLEEMAVAGADGPGPGSTPSATRRDRDEFTYIDGAVEAVERVLRESADGDILVFLPTERDIREVTDQLEGRKARHIEIVPLFGRLTNAEQQRVFAPTQKRKIVVATNIAETSLTIPGIRFVIDTGLARISRYVPQSRTRRLPVEPVAQSSADQRKGRCGRVSNGVCIRLYSEQDFNERPRFAQPEIQRSNLADVILRMKAFGLGDIEEFPFLNAPPAKGIRAGYALLHELGAIDEAGVLTELGRDLARLPVDPTVGRMVLQARDEKCMAEALIIAAALSIQDPRERPLDAQQKADAAHRRFTHPDSDFLTLLSIWEAYHDDFETMTLGKLRKFCTSHFLSFMRMREWRDVHAQLIDTIEGGEGFEDTSVFDGAGADPRDAGRAARRKAAATPESVRDLVPGSPGYRAIHRAILAGLLGNIATRLDDGTYHAAHDRKVAVFPGSSLFERPQREKVVAPRKEGPAKPKVARWLMASEIMETGRIYARTCARIDPLWALDLGAHLLRVSHSEPFWSIESGRVLVKERRRLYNLELDTRSVGYGKIDPKHATEIFIREGLVGDTVTFPLDFIAHNRRIREKAESVLTRLRAAGYMNLDEAVYRFYARRLMPEGRANPPDEPPVAARQGAARRDDSPYLGISSVPELVDYVRHRQTTEPKFLFLGEDDLKPQIEETHDHGAFPEQLPLENRALPLNYAYKPGQDDDGVTLRVNLDEAADLSPATLDWAVPGHLREKIELMLKALPKEQRRTLIPLAETAQKITDEIQLIAARAPQPTLAQALAEVLTQRLGVRIDPRVWDARTLPDHLRVRVEVLDRRGAVLGASRDLAELQSQLGTKQREVSQRAAKADNATWRAAREKWEKPPADGWKFGDLPESVVVSEQAGVPVLAYPGLQAGDAGVAVRLFATSEEARAATRVGLRRLLETALRYELGWLEKDLRDLRAIGTLTVTLAPLEKLQADALESIRRWVTEGGRVGAVALNGPAASEAKAVGGNRPYLTKENFERAVGDAKADLRGLVPKLVDWLRETLTLRLALQTHKTPYPGMEGDLGALLPPDFLRRTPFARVKELPRYLKGMQARAERWKRDPAKDASRARELQPFVQALQRLGDKAGEFRWLVEEFRVSLFAQELGTAEPVSAVRLEKVLRDLAAGKEGEAAAGGDAAPAKPKVAVSLPTQGKTVFKSFGALGNLPR, from the coding sequence ATGCCGCCGCCACGCCCACAACCGAGCTTCCGCATCGAGTTCCCCCCGGAACTGCCGATCAGCGCGCGCGCGGACGAAATCATCGGCCTGCTGCTGAAACACCAGGTGATCGTGCTCGCCGGCGAAACCGGCTCGGGCAAGACGACGCAGATTCCCAAAATGGTCCTCGCCGCCGGCGGTGGCACGCGCGGCAAGATCGCCTGCACGCAGCCGCGCCGCGTTGCGGCGGCGTCGGTGTCGCGCCGCGTGGCCGAGGAGCTGAACGTCGATTGGGGCAAGGAGGTCGGCTGCAAAATCCGCTTCGCCGACCAGACCTCGTCGCAAACCGTCGTGAAGTTCATGACCGACGGCATGCTGCTCGCCGAGTTGCAGGGCGATCCCGAGCTGCGCGAATACGACGCCATCATCGTCGACGAGGCGCACGAGCGCTCGCTCAACATCGATTTCATCCTCGGCCACCTTCGCCGCCTGCGCCTGCGCCGGCCGGACCTGAAGATCGTGATCACCTCGGCGACGATCGACACGCAGGCGTTTTCCGAGGCGTTTGACGGCGCACCGATCGTCGAAGTGTCGGGGCGCACGTATCCGGTGGAGGTGATTTATGCGCCGCTGGAGGAAATGGCTGTAGCCGGGGCCGATGGCCCCGGGCCGGGGTCGACGCCCTCGGCTACACGGCGCGATCGCGACGAGTTCACCTACATCGACGGTGCGGTCGAGGCGGTCGAGCGCGTGCTGCGCGAGAGCGCGGACGGCGATATCCTCGTGTTTCTCCCGACGGAGCGCGACATCCGCGAAGTCACCGATCAACTCGAAGGGCGCAAGGCGCGACACATCGAGATCGTGCCGCTCTTCGGCCGGTTGACCAACGCCGAGCAGCAACGCGTCTTCGCGCCGACGCAGAAACGGAAAATCGTCGTCGCGACGAACATCGCGGAGACCTCGCTCACCATTCCCGGTATCCGCTTCGTCATCGACACCGGCCTCGCGCGCATCAGCCGCTACGTGCCGCAGAGCCGCACGCGCCGGCTGCCCGTCGAACCGGTGGCGCAGAGCAGCGCCGACCAGCGCAAGGGCCGCTGCGGCCGCGTGAGCAACGGCGTGTGCATCCGCCTCTATTCGGAGCAGGATTTCAACGAGCGCCCGCGTTTCGCGCAGCCGGAAATCCAGCGCAGCAATCTCGCGGACGTCATCCTGCGCATGAAAGCCTTCGGCCTCGGCGACATCGAGGAGTTCCCGTTCCTCAACGCGCCGCCGGCCAAGGGTATTCGCGCCGGTTACGCTTTGCTGCACGAACTCGGCGCGATCGACGAGGCGGGCGTGCTCACCGAGCTCGGGCGCGACCTCGCCCGCCTGCCGGTCGATCCGACGGTCGGCCGCATGGTGCTGCAGGCGCGCGACGAGAAATGCATGGCCGAGGCGCTCATCATCGCCGCCGCGCTGAGCATCCAGGACCCGCGCGAACGGCCGCTCGACGCGCAGCAGAAAGCCGATGCCGCGCACCGGCGGTTCACGCATCCCGATTCGGACTTCCTCACGCTGCTTTCGATCTGGGAGGCGTATCACGACGACTTCGAGACGATGACGCTCGGCAAGCTGCGGAAGTTCTGCACGAGCCATTTCCTGTCGTTCATGCGCATGCGCGAGTGGCGCGACGTCCACGCGCAACTCATCGACACGATCGAGGGCGGCGAGGGCTTCGAGGACACATCGGTCTTCGACGGCGCCGGCGCCGACCCGCGCGATGCCGGCCGTGCGGCGCGGCGCAAGGCGGCGGCCACGCCCGAGTCGGTGCGCGACCTCGTGCCCGGCTCGCCGGGTTACCGCGCGATCCATCGCGCGATTCTCGCGGGCCTGCTCGGCAACATCGCCACGCGACTCGACGACGGCACCTATCACGCGGCCCACGATCGCAAGGTCGCGGTGTTTCCCGGCTCGTCGCTCTTCGAAAGGCCGCAGCGCGAGAAGGTCGTCGCGCCGCGCAAAGAGGGCCCCGCGAAGCCCAAGGTCGCCCGCTGGCTCATGGCGTCCGAGATCATGGAGACGGGCCGCATCTACGCGCGCACTTGCGCGCGCATCGACCCGCTGTGGGCCCTCGACCTCGGCGCGCACCTGCTGCGCGTGTCGCACAGCGAGCCGTTCTGGAGCATCGAGTCCGGCCGCGTGCTCGTGAAGGAGCGCCGCCGGCTCTACAATCTCGAGCTCGACACCCGCTCGGTCGGCTACGGCAAAATCGATCCGAAGCACGCCACGGAGATTTTCATCCGCGAGGGACTTGTCGGCGACACGGTGACGTTCCCGCTCGATTTCATCGCGCACAACCGTCGCATCCGCGAAAAGGCCGAGAGCGTGCTCACGCGCCTGCGCGCGGCGGGTTACATGAACCTCGACGAGGCGGTGTATCGGTTCTACGCCCGGCGCCTGATGCCGGAGGGTAGGGCGAATCCTCCGGATGAGCCGCCGGTCGCGGCGCGACAGGGCGCGGCTCGTCGGGACGACTCGCCCTACCTCGGAATCAGCAGCGTGCCCGAACTCGTCGACTACGTCCGCCACCGGCAGACGACCGAGCCGAAGTTTCTTTTCCTGGGCGAGGACGACCTGAAGCCGCAGATCGAGGAGACGCACGACCACGGCGCGTTCCCGGAGCAGCTCCCGCTCGAGAATCGCGCGCTGCCGCTCAATTACGCCTACAAGCCAGGTCAGGACGACGATGGCGTGACGCTCCGCGTGAACCTCGACGAGGCCGCCGATCTCTCGCCCGCGACGCTCGACTGGGCGGTGCCGGGGCATTTGCGAGAGAAGATCGAATTGATGCTGAAAGCGCTCCCGAAGGAGCAGCGCCGCACGCTGATCCCGCTCGCGGAGACCGCGCAGAAAATCACCGACGAGATCCAACTCATCGCGGCGCGCGCGCCGCAACCGACGCTCGCGCAGGCGCTGGCCGAGGTGCTCACGCAGCGCCTCGGCGTGCGCATCGATCCGCGCGTCTGGGACGCGAGGACGCTGCCCGACCACTTGCGCGTGCGCGTCGAGGTGCTTGACCGGCGCGGTGCGGTGCTCGGGGCGAGCCGCGACCTCGCGGAATTGCAGAGCCAGCTCGGCACGAAGCAGCGCGAGGTCAGCCAGCGCGCGGCGAAAGCCGACAACGCGACGTGGCGCGCCGCGCGGGAGAAGTGGGAGAAACCGCCCGCGGACGGCTGGAAGTTCGGTGACCTGCCCGAGTCGGTCGTCGTGAGCGAGCAGGCCGGCGTGCCGGTGCTCGCTTATCCGGGTTTGCAGGCGGGCGACGCGGGCGTGGCGGTGCGGCTGTTCGCCACTTCCGAGGAGGCGCGCGCGGCGACCCGCGTCGGTCTGCGGCGGTTGCTCGAGACGGCGTTGCGCTATGAACTCGGCTGGCTCGAGAAGGATCTGCGCGACCTGCGGGCGATCGGCACGCTGACGGTGACGCTGGCGCCGTTGGAGAAATTGCAGGCCGATGCGCTGGAATCGATCCGGCGCTGGGTGACGGAGGGCGGACGGGTAGGGGCCGTTGCCCTCAACGGCCCTGCCGCGAGCGAGGCGAAGGCGGTTGGGGGCAACCGCCCCTACCTGACGAAGGAAAATTTCGAGCGCGCCGTCGGCGACGCGAAAGCCGATCTGCGCGGGCTGGTGCCGAAGCTCGTCGACTGGTTGCGTGAAACGCTGACGCTGCGGCTGGCGCTGCAGACGCACAAGACGCCGTATCCGGGCATGGAGGGCGATCTCGGGGCGTTGCTGCCGCCGGATTTCCTGCGCCGCACGCCGTTCGCGCGCGTGAAGGAGCTGCCGCGCTACTTGAAGGGCATGCAGGCGCGCGCCGAGCGCTGGAAACGCGACCCGGCGAAGGACGCTTCGCGGGCGCGCGAGCTGCAGCCGTTCGTTCAGGCCCTGCAGCGGCTCGGCGACAAAGCGGGGGAGTTCCGCTGGTTGGTGGAGGAGTTTCGCGTGAGCCTGTTCGCGCAGGAACTCGGCACGGCGGAGCCGGTTTCCGCCGTGCGTCTCGAAAAGGTGCTGCGCGATCTGGCGGCGGGCAAGGAGGGCGAGGCGGCGGCGGGTGGCGATGCTGCGCCCGCAAAGCCGAAGGTGGCGGTGTCGTTGCCGACCCAAGGCAAGACGGTGTTCAAGAGCTTCGGCGCGCTGGGAAATCTCCCGCGCTGA
- a CDS encoding thymidine phosphorylase — translation MSKAAFFPQDIIIKKRDGAALTKEEIEFFAAGVVNGQFADYQATALLMAIFLRGMTPQETAWLTDAMMRSGDVIDLRDFPAAKVDKHSTGGVGDKVSLILAPLAAACGVLVPMMSGRGLGHTGGTLDKLEAIPGFRVQLDVPEFRAILQKVGMAMIGQTPKVVPADRKLYSLRDVTGTVECIPLICASIMSKKLAEGIDSLVLDVKFGKGAFMKKKDDALALARAMVGTGKAGGKPVRALLTAMNQPLGRCAGHTTEVIESVECLKGRGPADLMEVTYALTGHMLILAGVAKDEADAQKKMEAAIADGSALQKFREMCVAQGGDPRVVDDYTILPTAKRIYAVAAPAGASGFVSEVDALKCGHAIMALGGGRAAVTDKVDHAVGIADLIKIGEPVAPGTRLCTLHVNDDEKAARAEALIREGIKFAPSAPMQEPLVQDLIS, via the coding sequence ATGAGCAAGGCTGCGTTCTTCCCCCAAGACATCATCATCAAAAAGCGCGACGGTGCCGCGCTGACCAAAGAAGAGATCGAATTCTTCGCCGCTGGCGTGGTGAACGGCCAGTTCGCCGACTACCAAGCCACGGCGCTGCTGATGGCGATTTTCCTGCGCGGCATGACGCCGCAGGAAACCGCCTGGCTGACCGACGCCATGATGCGTTCCGGCGACGTGATCGATCTCCGCGATTTCCCCGCCGCCAAGGTCGACAAGCACTCGACCGGCGGCGTCGGCGACAAGGTCTCGCTCATCCTCGCCCCGCTCGCCGCCGCGTGCGGCGTGCTCGTGCCGATGATGTCCGGCCGCGGTCTCGGCCACACCGGCGGCACGCTCGACAAACTCGAGGCGATCCCCGGCTTCCGCGTGCAGCTCGATGTGCCGGAATTCCGCGCCATTCTCCAAAAAGTCGGCATGGCCATGATCGGCCAGACCCCGAAAGTCGTCCCCGCTGACCGCAAACTCTACTCGCTCCGCGACGTCACCGGCACCGTCGAGTGCATCCCGCTGATTTGCGCGAGCATCATGTCGAAGAAACTCGCCGAAGGCATCGACTCGCTCGTGCTCGACGTGAAGTTCGGCAAGGGCGCGTTCATGAAGAAAAAGGACGACGCGCTCGCGCTCGCCCGCGCGATGGTCGGCACCGGCAAGGCCGGCGGAAAACCCGTCCGTGCGCTGCTCACCGCGATGAACCAGCCGCTCGGCCGCTGCGCCGGTCACACGACCGAAGTCATCGAATCGGTCGAGTGCCTGAAGGGCCGCGGCCCGGCCGATCTCATGGAGGTCACCTACGCGCTCACCGGCCACATGCTCATCCTCGCCGGCGTCGCGAAGGACGAAGCCGACGCGCAAAAGAAAATGGAAGCAGCCATCGCCGACGGCAGCGCGCTCCAGAAATTCCGCGAAATGTGCGTCGCCCAAGGCGGCGACCCGCGCGTGGTCGACGACTACACGATTCTCCCGACGGCGAAGCGCATCTACGCCGTCGCCGCGCCGGCCGGCGCGAGCGGCTTCGTCAGCGAAGTCGACGCGCTCAAGTGCGGCCACGCCATCATGGCGCTCGGCGGCGGACGCGCGGCGGTGACCGACAAGGTCGACCACGCCGTGGGCATCGCGGATCTGATCAAGATCGGCGAACCGGTCGCGCCCGGCACGCGTCTCTGCACGTTGCACGTGAACGACGACGAGAAGGCCGCGCGCGCCGAGGCGCTCATCCGCGAGGGCATCAAGTTCGCCCCGAGCGCTCCGATGCAGGAGCCGTTGGTGCAGGATTTGATTTCCTGA
- a CDS encoding CBS domain-containing protein, whose amino-acid sequence MNTSIATLLEHKGAAVRSVASTVSVSDAVKEMNRHKIGSVLVMDGTRLAGIFTERDVLTRVVAADLDPKSTPISRVMTANVLTIAPETTVQQMMDTFSEKRCRHMPVIKDGAILGIISIGDVSRWVANSHRAEAESLRQYISGGLSA is encoded by the coding sequence ATGAATACCTCGATTGCGACTTTGCTGGAACACAAGGGCGCGGCGGTTCGCTCGGTGGCCAGCACGGTTTCCGTATCGGACGCTGTGAAGGAAATGAACCGCCACAAGATCGGCTCGGTGCTCGTCATGGACGGCACGCGCCTCGCCGGCATCTTCACCGAGCGCGACGTGCTCACGCGCGTCGTCGCCGCTGACCTCGACCCGAAATCCACGCCGATCTCCCGCGTGATGACCGCCAACGTCCTGACCATCGCACCGGAAACGACAGTGCAGCAGATGATGGACACGTTCTCGGAGAAGCGTTGCCGCCACATGCCGGTCATCAAGGACGGCGCCATTCTCGGCATCATCTCGATCGGCGATGTCTCGCGCTGGGTCGCGAACTCGCACCGCGCCGAGGCGGAGTCGCTCCGGCAATACATCAGCGGCGGACTCTCGGCGTGA
- a CDS encoding dienelactone hydrolase family protein, whose amino-acid sequence MHFRTLLATAAVLAASTLLTAKVVTQAVPYEHDGVKLEGFLAYDDASTAPRPGVLVLPEWWGLNDYAKSRAKQLAELGYVAFAVDYYGAGVTTTEASRASELAKPFYGDAKKWAARGRAGLEQLLTTGKVAPDKVAAIGFCFGGSAAQVLAYSGAPLAGIVSFHGTPVSAWEGASNHAKILMLHGAADLFIKPEEIAAFEKAADAGKFDWQWISYAGAVHAFSNPGADELGKKNNIPVRYNEPAARRSWEHMKLFFAELFAK is encoded by the coding sequence ATGCACTTCCGCACTCTCCTCGCCACGGCGGCCGTGTTGGCCGCATCCACGCTTCTGACCGCCAAGGTCGTCACGCAGGCCGTCCCCTACGAACACGACGGCGTGAAGCTCGAAGGCTTCCTCGCCTACGACGACGCCAGCACCGCCCCGCGTCCGGGTGTGTTGGTGCTGCCTGAGTGGTGGGGCCTCAACGATTACGCGAAGAGCCGCGCGAAGCAGCTCGCGGAACTCGGCTACGTGGCGTTCGCGGTCGACTATTACGGCGCGGGCGTCACGACGACCGAGGCCAGCCGCGCCAGCGAACTGGCGAAGCCGTTCTACGGCGACGCCAAGAAGTGGGCCGCGCGTGGACGAGCCGGGCTCGAGCAGCTGCTGACGACGGGCAAGGTCGCGCCGGACAAGGTGGCGGCGATCGGTTTCTGCTTCGGCGGATCGGCCGCGCAAGTGCTGGCCTACAGCGGCGCGCCGCTGGCGGGCATCGTGAGTTTCCACGGCACGCCGGTCTCGGCGTGGGAAGGCGCGAGCAATCACGCGAAGATCCTCATGCTGCACGGCGCGGCGGACTTGTTCATCAAGCCGGAGGAGATCGCCGCGTTCGAGAAGGCGGCCGACGCGGGGAAGTTCGACTGGCAGTGGATCTCCTATGCCGGCGCGGTGCACGCCTTCAGCAATCCCGGCGCCGACGAACTCGGGAAGAAGAACAACATCCCCGTGCGCTACAACGAGCCGGCCGCGCGCCGCTCGTGGGAGCACATGAAGCTGTTCTTCGCGGAGCTGTTCGCGAAGTAA
- a CDS encoding response regulator, with protein sequence MAGENQSPAPLEAARTIEFRVEAELTRMLYRSAGFGLFSNFVLAAILAAGVWNYFPPRITVTWLAAVFALSCVRLATNVAFARKGRADGELGWWRTAFVVELAFAGVAWGVGGWFFIVADGIVPRCLAAFIIAGMNAGAARSLAPVRPAYWLYVATTLGPAVVRFVTADEPGSWMLGAITFTYALFLLNTAHLHHADLAKLYRLIFENDELVSTLSVAKRRAEAANQAKSEFLATMSHEIRTPMNGILGMLQLLGESRLDGEQRQHVDVANKSADTLLHLLNDILDLSKIESGKLEFEDIEFSPTEVAAEVVALFGTRADAKGIAITFNVDPRLPAHLRGDAMRLRQVLLNLIGNAVKFTERGRVDVAIEVAKLEGGFATVRFRVRDTGIGIEAALLPRLFEKFTQGDSSMTRRYGGSGLGLAISQSLVRGMGGEIKVESTHGRGSEFFFELTWPLAHRAVAAPALAATADTPMRFAGRVLVAEDDWGNQKVIALMLHRLGVETVLVDNGADAVARAVEGGWALVLMDMQMPGMDGTEATRLIRERLEGKPLPIIALTANVRPEDRDACLAAGMNDFLTKPVRQDQLRACLARWLPPVV encoded by the coding sequence ATGGCCGGAGAGAACCAGAGCCCGGCGCCGCTCGAAGCGGCGCGCACGATCGAGTTTCGGGTGGAGGCCGAGCTCACGCGGATGCTGTATCGCTCGGCGGGCTTCGGGCTGTTTTCGAACTTCGTGCTCGCGGCCATCCTGGCGGCGGGCGTCTGGAATTATTTTCCGCCGCGCATCACGGTCACCTGGCTGGCCGCAGTTTTCGCCCTGTCGTGCGTGCGCTTGGCGACGAACGTGGCCTTCGCGCGCAAAGGGCGGGCGGACGGGGAACTCGGGTGGTGGCGCACGGCCTTCGTGGTCGAGCTGGCCTTCGCTGGCGTCGCGTGGGGCGTGGGCGGTTGGTTTTTCATCGTCGCGGACGGCATCGTGCCGCGCTGCCTGGCGGCCTTCATCATCGCGGGCATGAACGCGGGCGCCGCGCGGTCGTTGGCGCCGGTGCGCCCGGCTTACTGGCTCTACGTCGCCACCACGCTCGGGCCGGCGGTGGTGCGCTTCGTCACCGCGGACGAGCCGGGCTCGTGGATGCTCGGGGCGATCACGTTCACTTACGCGCTGTTCCTCCTCAACACCGCGCACCTGCACCACGCGGATCTCGCGAAGCTCTACCGGCTCATCTTCGAGAACGACGAACTCGTCTCGACCCTCAGCGTGGCGAAGCGCCGCGCCGAAGCGGCCAATCAGGCGAAAAGCGAGTTCCTCGCCACGATGAGCCATGAGATCCGCACGCCGATGAACGGCATCCTCGGCATGCTGCAGCTGCTGGGTGAATCGCGGCTGGACGGGGAACAGCGGCAGCACGTCGACGTGGCCAACAAGTCGGCGGACACCCTGCTGCACCTGCTCAACGACATCCTCGACCTTTCGAAAATCGAGAGCGGCAAGCTCGAGTTCGAGGACATCGAGTTCTCGCCGACGGAGGTGGCGGCGGAGGTCGTGGCGTTGTTCGGCACGCGCGCGGACGCCAAGGGCATCGCCATCACGTTCAACGTCGATCCGCGGCTGCCGGCGCACCTGCGCGGCGACGCGATGCGGTTGCGGCAGGTGTTGCTCAACCTGATCGGCAACGCCGTGAAATTCACCGAACGCGGCCGCGTCGATGTGGCGATCGAGGTCGCGAAACTCGAGGGCGGGTTCGCGACGGTGCGCTTCCGCGTGCGCGACACCGGCATCGGCATCGAAGCGGCGCTGCTGCCGCGGTTGTTCGAGAAATTCACGCAGGGCGACAGCTCGATGACCCGCCGCTACGGCGGCTCCGGACTCGGGCTCGCGATCTCGCAGAGCCTCGTGCGCGGCATGGGCGGCGAGATCAAAGTCGAGAGCACGCACGGTCGCGGCAGCGAGTTTTTCTTCGAGCTCACCTGGCCGTTGGCCCATCGCGCGGTCGCGGCGCCGGCCTTGGCAGCGACCGCGGACACGCCGATGCGCTTTGCCGGCCGCGTGCTCGTGGCGGAGGACGATTGGGGCAACCAGAAGGTGATCGCGCTCATGCTGCACCGACTGGGAGTCGAGACGGTGTTGGTCGACAACGGCGCCGATGCCGTCGCGCGCGCCGTGGAAGGCGGCTGGGCGCTCGTCCTGATGGACATGCAGATGCCCGGGATGGACGGCACGGAGGCGACGCGGCTGATCCGCGAGCGTCTTGAGGGCAAGCCGCTGCCGATCATCGCGCTCACGGCCAACGTGCGGCCCGAAGACCGCGATGCCTGTCTCGCCGCGGGAATGAACGATTTCCTGACCAAGCCGGTGCGGCAGGACCAGCTGCGCGCGTGCCTGGCGAGGTGGCTGCCGCCGGTGGTTTGA
- a CDS encoding DUF4097 family beta strand repeat protein, whose translation MKSLLCLLTVGAMLAVPAAVDAKIVRTVEKTFAVQPGGDFSGLTQGGDIKVTSGDVAEVRVVAKQTFRADTEKEADEIAAEMTFRLEQQGNTVIAESRYEKKATNWFGSWPPVSVSYTVTVPREFNLDLRTSGGDIEVGSVKGTVKARTSGGDLKFAKIDGAVEGHTSGGNVRLEEGTAKANLHTSGGDIFVGRAGGPTSVTTSGGNIKLESVEELVSASTSGGDIHATITGPIKQDTELHASGGQVVVHVKKGTGFKLDASTSGGDVDAEGLTLTIEKGGMGKSRLTGTVNGGGPRLKLRSSGGDIKIRAD comes from the coding sequence ATGAAATCCCTGCTTTGCCTGCTCACCGTGGGTGCGATGCTCGCCGTTCCGGCCGCCGTCGACGCCAAGATCGTTCGCACCGTGGAAAAGACCTTCGCCGTGCAGCCCGGCGGTGATTTTTCCGGCCTCACGCAGGGCGGCGACATCAAGGTGACGAGCGGCGACGTGGCCGAAGTGCGCGTCGTGGCCAAACAGACGTTCCGCGCCGACACCGAGAAGGAGGCCGACGAGATCGCGGCCGAGATGACTTTCCGCCTCGAGCAACAGGGCAACACCGTGATCGCCGAGTCCCGCTACGAGAAGAAGGCCACCAACTGGTTCGGCAGCTGGCCGCCGGTCAGTGTTTCCTACACGGTCACCGTTCCTCGCGAGTTCAACCTCGACCTGCGCACTTCAGGCGGCGACATCGAAGTCGGCAGCGTGAAAGGCACCGTCAAGGCCCGCACCAGCGGCGGCGACCTCAAGTTCGCCAAGATCGACGGAGCGGTCGAAGGCCACACCTCCGGCGGCAACGTCCGTCTCGAAGAGGGCACGGCCAAAGCCAACCTTCATACGTCAGGCGGCGACATTTTCGTCGGCCGCGCCGGCGGCCCGACGTCCGTGACGACGTCAGGTGGCAACATCAAGCTCGAGTCCGTCGAGGAACTCGTCAGCGCCAGCACCTCCGGCGGCGACATCCACGCGACGATCACCGGGCCCATCAAACAGGACACCGAGCTCCACGCGTCCGGCGGTCAGGTCGTCGTGCACGTCAAGAAGGGCACCGGCTTCAAGCTCGATGCCAGCACCTCGGGCGGCGACGTCGATGCCGAGGGCCTCACTCTCACGATCGAAAAGGGCGGCATGGGCAAGAGCCGGCTCACCGGCACCGTTAACGGCGGCGGGCCGCGGCTCAAGCTCCGCTCGAGCGGCGGTGACATCAAGATTCGCGCCGACTGA